A window from Acidobacteriota bacterium encodes these proteins:
- the hisG gene encoding ATP phosphoribosyltransferase, translating into MTSVADGSCTLAAPRNRFLSDILDLLDQVGVRPEETIRRSGQRRYRFGTNEPELDLVLARNADIAMLVNLGAVELGIVGSDIFIEQQGARSRQEADSVSAMDLGLGRCRLSLLAPPEVAACGLGGDGRPVRVATTYPRIATAYFATFGQPVECIKLHGCVEIAPGLGLADYVMDLVSSGRTSAQNGLVEVEEIMPISTHLVVHRPSGARATAGHGVASSNGTSPGTSSWVLRFAERLGLRATSVTGSELLERALRRRPGSAEVPGLTRGDRPSLPNSSSSDVPVPASPCAAEPLRSGD; encoded by the coding sequence ATGACCTCGGTCGCCGACGGCTCCTGCACCCTCGCGGCTCCGCGCAACCGGTTTTTGAGCGACATCTTGGATCTTCTGGACCAGGTCGGTGTGCGCCCGGAGGAGACCATCCGCCGCTCCGGACAGCGGCGCTACCGCTTCGGCACCAACGAGCCGGAGCTGGACCTGGTGCTGGCCCGCAACGCAGACATCGCCATGCTGGTGAATCTGGGGGCCGTCGAGCTGGGTATCGTGGGGAGCGACATCTTCATCGAGCAGCAAGGGGCCCGGAGCCGGCAAGAGGCGGACTCGGTGTCGGCGATGGATCTCGGCCTGGGGCGCTGCCGGCTCTCGCTGCTGGCGCCGCCGGAGGTTGCGGCCTGCGGCCTGGGTGGGGATGGCCGTCCGGTGCGGGTGGCGACCACCTACCCGCGTATCGCCACCGCCTACTTCGCCACTTTCGGTCAGCCGGTGGAATGCATCAAGCTCCACGGCTGCGTGGAGATCGCGCCGGGGCTGGGGCTGGCGGATTACGTCATGGACCTGGTCTCTAGCGGCCGCACCTCGGCCCAGAACGGTCTGGTGGAGGTCGAGGAGATCATGCCCATCAGCACTCATCTGGTGGTCCACCGGCCGTCCGGTGCCAGGGCTACTGCGGGCCATGGCGTCGCTTCGAGCAACGGAACCTCGCCGGGGACTTCGTCCTGGGTGCTGCGATTCGCCGAGCGGTTGGGGTTGCGGGCGACGTCCGTCACCGGCTCCGAGCTCCTGGAGCGGGCCCTACGCCGCCGGCCCGGATCCGCCGAGGTTCCGGGGCTCACCCGCGGCGATAGACCGTCGCTCCCCAATTCTTCGAGCTCGGACGTTCCGGTCCCCGCCAGCCCCTGCGCCGCAG